One segment of Castanea sativa cultivar Marrone di Chiusa Pesio chromosome 3, ASM4071231v1 DNA contains the following:
- the LOC142629155 gene encoding uncharacterized protein LOC142629155, giving the protein MDAKIFLWKNIVTRFGIPHTFISDNSLQFDSKAFRRSTGETPFSMTYGAETVIPVETKFPKLKTSSFTSSNNDRLLEKSLDLIEEQRENAMIQLAYYQHKLKQGYDLNVKLRPLTPGDLVLRKVLGTAKNPAWGKLGPNWEGPYRITSIAGIGASYLEDLDENVIPRP; this is encoded by the exons ATGGACGCCAAGATATTTTTGtggaaaaacattgttactCGATTTGGGATTCCTCATACCTTCATCTCGGACAACAgccttcaatttgatagcaaagcctttagGAG ATCCACGGGGGAGACCCCATTTTCAATGACTTACGGAGCTGAGACCGTGATTCCTGTCGAGACCAAGTTCCCAAAACTGAAGACAAGCTCTTTCACTTCGAGTAACAACGATAGACTGTTAGAGAAGAGCTTAGATTTGATTGAAGAACAAAGGGAAAATGCCATGATTCAATTGGCCTACTATCAACACAAGCTCAAGCAAGGGTACGACTTAAACGTGAAGTTACGGCCGCTAACacctggggatttggtgttaAGAAAGGTTCTAGGCACTGcgaagaacccagcatggggaaagttagggcccaattgggaagggCCATACCGCATCACCTCGATAGCTGGAATAGGGGCTTCTTACCttgaagatttagatgaaaatgttataCCACGTCCctga